DNA sequence from the Anaerobacillus alkaliphilus genome:
GTTTCTTCAGTTAAAGAAGTCTTTAAGGATACGCCTAATTGAATGACAACCTCTTTTTCAAGTGATGAGTACATCATTTGGAAAAGTTGGAAGCCCTCACGTTGATAGATGCGCATTGGATCTTCTTGACTATAGCCACGAAGCCCAATTCCTTCTTTTAACCTTGTCATCTCTTCAATATGCTGCAACCAGCGCATATCGATATTTAATAATAAAATTTGGCTAGCTCTTGTTTGAACGTCACTATTTTCTGAGAATGTTTCAATATACGAAATCATCCCATCTGCTTTCTTATCAACAAAGCTTTCAAGTTCACTGTGCTCTAAAAATTCAGTTCCCTCAAACGTAAAATCTTCGTGGATAAGTAGATGATTTAATCGCTCAGCTAGCTCTGATAAATTCCACTCTTCAGGTAAAAATCCTTCAGGGCAGTAATGCTCGATATAAGATTTGCTAGCTGACTTCACCATAGGAGTAATTAATCTTAGAGCATCTCCGCCCTCTAAAGCCTTGTTTCTCAGTTCATAGATTACGTTTCGTTGCTCGTTGACAATGTCATCTAGTTTTAGTGTATATTCACGAGCAGCATAATTACTATCCTCGCACATCTTTTGGATTTTTTCTACAAATTCATGTGCTTCCTTGTTAGAAATTAGGCCAGTCTCATCAGCAGTTAACGTTTCTTGCCATTTCTCAACATCCTCTTTTGCAAAACGAAGCATCATTTCGTCAGCAATCGAGATGAAAAATTGTGTTGCACCTGGATCACCTTGACGACCTGAACGACCTTTTAACTGGTTATCAATTCGTCGGCTTTCATGTTTTTCTGTTCCTAAGACGAAGAGTCCACCAAGCTCAGCAACGCCTTCACCTAACATAATATCAGTTCCACGACCTGCCATGTTCGTAGCAATCGTGATACGGCCTTTTTGACCTGCCGTTGAAATAAGGCGTACTTCATTCTCTACACTTTTTGCATTAAGAATTTCATACGCTAATTGTTTGGCATCTAAATACTTAGCAACAGTTTCTGATTGAATAATAGAAGTTGTCCCGACTAAAATCGGTTGACCTGTTTGATGACGGCGCTCAACTTCGTTCGCCATGGCTAGATATTTTTGATCAATTGTTTTATAAATACGATCTTGAAGATCTTCTCTAATCTTTGGATTGTTCGTTGGAATTTGAACGACATGCATCCCATAAAGCATTTGGAATTCCGTTTCTTCTGTTTTCGCTGTCCCAGTCATTCCGGCTAGGGTTGGGTACATACGGAAATAGTTTTGAATAGTCACTAATGCTTGAGTTTTATTTTCCTCAGTAATTTCAATGCCTTCTTTTGCTTCGATAGCTTGGTGAAGGCCGTCACTTAATGTTCGTCCTTCCATAATTCGGCCAGTAAACATATCGACAAGCATGATTTTTCCGTCTTTAACGATGTAGTCAACGTCACGCTGGAACATAACGCGAGCACGTAATGCCTGCAGAACAAAGTGATAAAGTGTTTGATGTTCTAACTCATATAAGTTGTCTACCCCAAAAGCTCGCTCTACTTTGGTAATTCCATCGTCAGTTAGGTTCGTAGATTTACTTACGCGATCGTATAAGTAATCTTTGTCTTCTTTAAAACTCTTAGCCATACGAGCACAAATATGATAGAGGTTTGGATTTACATTTGTTTTTCCAGCAATAATTAATGGAGTTTTGGCTTCATCAATTAGGACACTATCAATTTCATCAATAATCGCAAAATGGTACGGGCGTTGACGCATACGTTGCTGCGGTGCGTATACCATGTTATCTCTTAAATAATCAAAGCCAAATTCACTACCAATTCCATATGTAATATCGGCTTGATATGCTTGTTGCTTTTCAGCTGGGGAAAGGTTAGAGATGTTTAATCCAACCGTCAACCCTAGAAACTCGTGGACTTGACCGATCAACTGGCTATCACGTTTGGCAAGATAGTCGTTTACTGTGATAACGTGAACGCCTTTGCCTTCTAAGCCTCGTAAATAACTTGGCAGGGATGCTACTAGTGTTTTCCCTTCTCCAGTCGCCATCTCAGGAATGTTTCCTTCATTTAATACAAGCCCACCGATTAATTGGACATCGAAATGTCGTAGTCCGAGAACACGCTTTGACGCTTCACGGACAACGGCAAAGGCTTCAACTTTTATATCATCTATTGTTTTTCCATTCGCTAATTGGTCCTTAAAAAAGGTTGTTTTTGCTTTTAATTGCTCATCAGAAAGCTCAGCGATCGTTGGTTCTAATGCGTTAATTTCAGCAACGATTTTTTGTAGCTTTTTCACTTTACGTTGTTGTTCATCACCAATCATCTTTTTAACAAATGTGAACATACTTTTCTCTCCTTAAAAAAACTCATCTTGTAGTAGTATATCATGAAAGAAAATTGATTTGTTATAATTGGAAGTCGAAAATTGATGAAACGGGCAAACTAATTTATGGAAAAACAGGTGTCAGGCACCCCAAATGGACAAAATAGCAGAAATGTCCATTTGGGGTGCCTGACACCATAAAAAGACAAAAATCACTAAAAATCCACACCAGGTGGATAAAATCTATTGCCACCCTAAAGAAATACAACGGATGATTCCCATAATCGCTTATTTCTGATATGATTTGTAAGTATATGGACAGAAAAATGTAAGTTGGTGATAATTAATGTCAAAAAAAACAGTATCAATATTAGGAGTTAACTTTATTAATACAACCCTCGATGGGATGGTTGGAAAATTATCTGAACACGTTCAAAAGAATGAGAAAGCGTTTGTCGTTACTGCCAATCCTGAAATTGTCCTTCATGCCCTCCAAGATGCCAATTATAAAACGTGCATTGACCGAGCGGATTACGTGACTGCAGATGGAATAGGGATAGTGAAAGCAGCAGGATTACTTGGAACACCATTACCTGGGCGAGTGACAGGTTTTGACATGTTTATGAAGCTGTTACAATTAGCAAACGAAAAGTCACTTTCTATCTATTTATTAGGAGCTCAAGCAGAAGTATTGCAATTAGCTTCTGAAACGATAATGAAACAATTTCCGAAAGTGAAGATTGTTGGTTCACATCACGGCTTTTTTGACTGGGCTGACGATAAAATCCCGAATGAAATTAAAGCAACGAAACCGGATTTCGTTTTCGTTGCATTAGGTTTACCACGCCAAG
Encoded proteins:
- the secA2 gene encoding accessory Sec system translocase SecA2, which gives rise to MFTFVKKMIGDEQQRKVKKLQKIVAEINALEPTIAELSDEQLKAKTTFFKDQLANGKTIDDIKVEAFAVVREASKRVLGLRHFDVQLIGGLVLNEGNIPEMATGEGKTLVASLPSYLRGLEGKGVHVITVNDYLAKRDSQLIGQVHEFLGLTVGLNISNLSPAEKQQAYQADITYGIGSEFGFDYLRDNMVYAPQQRMRQRPYHFAIIDEIDSVLIDEAKTPLIIAGKTNVNPNLYHICARMAKSFKEDKDYLYDRVSKSTNLTDDGITKVERAFGVDNLYELEHQTLYHFVLQALRARVMFQRDVDYIVKDGKIMLVDMFTGRIMEGRTLSDGLHQAIEAKEGIEITEENKTQALVTIQNYFRMYPTLAGMTGTAKTEETEFQMLYGMHVVQIPTNNPKIREDLQDRIYKTIDQKYLAMANEVERRHQTGQPILVGTTSIIQSETVAKYLDAKQLAYEILNAKSVENEVRLISTAGQKGRITIATNMAGRGTDIMLGEGVAELGGLFVLGTEKHESRRIDNQLKGRSGRQGDPGATQFFISIADEMMLRFAKEDVEKWQETLTADETGLISNKEAHEFVEKIQKMCEDSNYAAREYTLKLDDIVNEQRNVIYELRNKALEGGDALRLITPMVKSASKSYIEHYCPEGFLPEEWNLSELAERLNHLLIHEDFTFEGTEFLEHSELESFVDKKADGMISYIETFSENSDVQTRASQILLLNIDMRWLQHIEEMTRLKEGIGLRGYSQEDPMRIYQREGFQLFQMMYSSLEKEVVIQLGVSLKTSLTEETEEN
- a CDS encoding WecB/TagA/CpsF family glycosyltransferase, coding for MSKKTVSILGVNFINTTLDGMVGKLSEHVQKNEKAFVVTANPEIVLHALQDANYKTCIDRADYVTADGIGIVKAAGLLGTPLPGRVTGFDMFMKLLQLANEKSLSIYLLGAQAEVLQLASETIMKQFPKVKIVGSHHGFFDWADDKIPNEIKATKPDFVFVALGLPRQEKWIAANINNFEKGVFMGIGGSFDVLAGTVQRAPEIWQKLNVEWLYRLVKQPSRWRRMLALPHFAMKVVGQKVKRSS